One region of Daphnia pulicaria isolate SC F1-1A chromosome 7, SC_F0-13Bv2, whole genome shotgun sequence genomic DNA includes:
- the LOC124349048 gene encoding uncharacterized protein LOC124349048: MAQSWNSTANRRHLPSNTSRNNAEPEKNDALLPRRFTKAAIGVLVVSGVVVVGLQSYIFYNFTQVYDGNSLPSSSYSSSWDVLYTAMAMSSGSANALVGFFLACVIKARRRLMMIFGTVLTVVAAAASALAGFYAIAEQLKLYNNQEIPQHVCVGADAYESLKTDCIAWWWLELTVLIFSGFALIANFACFVILCIDLYGGHYRQKLQRAPAFLDVAGSVTSGSTQVHSIYDDHSTTRSDQWIPRVNSFQSGQSSDIMRRYKSEIDRTRPRDKQRIVSQNPSPYQNRPSLPIVIRKNTSSIYFY; the protein is encoded by the exons ATGGCGCAGAGCTGGAATTCGACAGCAAATAGACGTCATTTACCATCTAATACTTCGCGTAATAACGCCGAACCAGAGAAAAATGACGCCCTCCTTCCAAGGAGATTCACTAAGGCCGCGATCGGTGTCCTAGTTGTGTCTGGTGTAGTAGTGGTCGGTTTACAG TCTTACATCTTTTACAACTTCACGCAAGTGTACGATGGCAACAGTCTTCCCAGTTCAAGCTACAGCAGTTCCTGGGATGTTTTGTACACGGCCATGGCCATGAGCAGCGGTTCGGCTAACGCCCTGGTCGGATTTTTCCTGGCCTGCGTCATCAAAGCTCGTAGGCGGCTCAT GATGATATTCGGCACTGTCCTCACAGTTGTCGCCGCTGCCGCATCAGCCCTGGCCGGCTTTTACGCCATCGCGGAGCAACTCAAACTCTACAACAATCAAGAGATACCGCAACATGTTTGCGTTGGTGCTGACGCTTACGAATCTTTAAAAACCGACT GTATCGCCTGGTGGTGGCTGGAATTGACAGTTCTTATTTTTAGCGGTTTCGCACTGATTGCCAATTTCGCTTGTTTCGTCATCCTGTGCATTGATTTGTACGGCGGACACTATCGCCAAAAGCTGCAACGAGCGCCAGCATTTTTGGACGTTGCGGGTTCAGTCACGTCGGGATCTACACAAGTTCATTCAATCTACGATGATCACAGCACAACAAGATCAGACCAGTGGATTCCACGAGTTAACAGTTTCCAGTCTGGTCAATCAAGTGACATTATGCGTAGGTACAAGTCTGAAATTGACAGGACAAGACCTCGCGATAAGCAACGAATAGTTTCACAAAATCCTAGTCCGTACCAAAATCGACCGAGTTTACCAATCGTCATCCGCAAAAATACGAGCTCAATCTATTTCTATTAA
- the LOC124348921 gene encoding inositol-pentakisphosphate 2-kinase-like isoform X1 yields MIRKICEFSLSLNDVHRPDWASTTMPADLVDVSVLSQDGRLRLGSSSSQQQQPSVTEPTVVVGTTSDAGNQTTRSCHCPQWTLKRPRHWVYRGEGNASIVLALPQEKKIVKLAKIDYKLRRMDSDNQFVAQEVNGGIRTIDETLERLFFSQKILGSLLGDGLVRPCQVCHVDLEEIEEVDHLIDVFRPAHRKHKRLAPVCHVIVCPDCTLLPPAMSTATEQQQLLSLPVTCNNNQAAAATTTVERQSAEPPVFCVELKPKQGFLSQGHQHCPFCLNQFLKRKHGKIQLLSQYCPLDLFSGSRLRMLKAIVALTRTPQNNLRIFQDGNLVFAEECQNNLLPVLQQWFQLDDTSDRTLPLKHFCTLVMEALTMEICDGPTDQSVQGVHCPALEESELEDWNALMREERGDHSLPCLPPVVVTTPECNDSWLLGSSNTRLPSRSVLCRLLRVQSLGDVDFERLYDAYDALVARFRDGSVPYETMRWTHPHTGTADWLLSQEKTSDQTMDDVRLVQRYRISSTTRDCSIMIAFQRRLDPSAKRATSGAAAAAGEELPVVRDLSGHVYKCHASVVDLDPKPVTCVEKHRRRNLAMNEAFWLSNSDGSSHSSSVNRLPPPPPPKV; encoded by the exons ATGATTCGTAAAATTTGCGAATTCTCTCTGTCACTTAACGATGTGCATCGTCCAGATTGGGCCAGCACCACGATGCCGGCAGACCTGGTGGATGTCAGTGTTTTATCGCAAGATGGTCGCCTCCGATTAGGTTCCTCCAGCTCG cagcagcagcagccgagtgTGACTGAGCCAACGGTCGTCGTCGGGACGACTAGCGACGCCGGTAACCAAACGACCCGTTCGTGCCACTGTCCTCAATGGACATTGAAACGTCCCCGCCATTGGGTCTACCGAGGAGAGGGCAACGCTTCca TCGTCTTGGCCCTGCCTCAG gagaagaagattgtCAAGTTGGCTAAAATTGATTACAAGCTACGCCGGATGGATTCCGACAATCAGTTTGTAGCCCAGGAGGTCAACGGAGGCATTCGAACAATCGACGAAACG TTGGAGCGACTCTTTTTCAGTCAAAAAATACTCGGGTCGTTGCTGGGCGACGGACTGGTCCGTCCCTGCCAAGTTTGCCATGTAGATTtagaagaaattgaagagGTGGATCATCTCATTGACGTCTTCCGTCCAG CTCACCGAAAGCACAAACGGTTAGCTCCCGTCTGCCACGTGATTGTTTGCCCGGATTGCACACTTTTGCCTCCTGCCATGTCGACAGCCACCGAGCAACAGCAGTTGCTGTCGCTTCCAGTCAcctgcaacaacaaccaggctgcagcagcaacaacaacagttgaGCGTCAGTCTGCAGAGCCGCCAGTGTTTTGCGTCGAACTCAAACCGAAACAAGGTTTCCTCAGCCAGGGTCATCAACATTGCCCTTTTTGCCTCAACCAATTCCTCAAG AGGAAACACGGAAAGATCCAGTTGCTCAGCCAGTACTGTCCTCTCGATCTATTTTCAGG ATCTCGGTTGAGAATGCTGAAAGCCATTGTGGCGCTGACGCGAACGCCGCAAAACAACCTGCGAATCTTCCAG GATGGGAATCTGGTGTTTGCCGAGGAATGCCAAAACAACTTGCTGCCCGTTTTGCAGCAGTGGTTCCAGCTTGACGACACCAGCGATCGCACACT GCCTTTGAAACATTTCTGCACTTTGGTGATGGAAGCGCTGACGATGGAAATCTGCGACGGCCCCACCGATCAATCTGTCCAGGGCGTCCATTGTCCAGCATTGGAGGAATCGGAATTGGAAGATTGGAACGCGCTGATGAGAGAAGAAAGGGGCGACCATTCACTGCCTTGTCTGCCGCCCGTTGTTGTTACCACGCCCGAGTGCAATGATTCGTGGCTGCTGGGCAGCAGCAACACTCGGCTTCCGTCACGGTCCGTCCTCTGCCGATTGCTGCGAGTTCAATCGCTGGGCGACGTGGACTTTGAGCGGCTCTACGACGCCTACGACGCCCTGGTCGCTCGCTTCCGTGACGGTTCCGTCCCGTACGAAACGATGCGCTGGACGCATCCGCACACGGGCACGGCCGACTGGCTCCTCAGCCAAGAGAAAACCAGCGACCAGACGATGGATGACGTCCGTCTAGTTCAACGCTACCGCATCTCGTCGACGACTCGCGATTGCTCCATCATGATCGCCTTCCAGCGTCGACTGGATCCATCAGCCAA GAGAGCCACGagtggagcagcagcagcagcaggcgaGGAGTTGCCGGTTGTGCGTGACCTTTCAGGTCATGTGTACAAGTGTCACGCGTCGGTCGTCGACTTGGACCCGAAGCCAGTGACTTGCGTGGAAAAGCACCGCCGGCGAAACCTCGCCATGAACGAAGCTTTTTGGCTCAGCAACAGCGACGGCTCCTCCCACTCGTCTTCCGTCAATCGAttaccaccaccgccgccgccaaaagtttga
- the LOC124348921 gene encoding inositol-pentakisphosphate 2-kinase-like isoform X2, translating into MIRKICEFSLSLNDVHRPDWASTTMPADLVDVSVLSQDGRLRLGSSSSQQQPSVTEPTVVVGTTSDAGNQTTRSCHCPQWTLKRPRHWVYRGEGNASIVLALPQEKKIVKLAKIDYKLRRMDSDNQFVAQEVNGGIRTIDETLERLFFSQKILGSLLGDGLVRPCQVCHVDLEEIEEVDHLIDVFRPAHRKHKRLAPVCHVIVCPDCTLLPPAMSTATEQQQLLSLPVTCNNNQAAAATTTVERQSAEPPVFCVELKPKQGFLSQGHQHCPFCLNQFLKRKHGKIQLLSQYCPLDLFSGSRLRMLKAIVALTRTPQNNLRIFQDGNLVFAEECQNNLLPVLQQWFQLDDTSDRTLPLKHFCTLVMEALTMEICDGPTDQSVQGVHCPALEESELEDWNALMREERGDHSLPCLPPVVVTTPECNDSWLLGSSNTRLPSRSVLCRLLRVQSLGDVDFERLYDAYDALVARFRDGSVPYETMRWTHPHTGTADWLLSQEKTSDQTMDDVRLVQRYRISSTTRDCSIMIAFQRRLDPSAKRATSGAAAAAGEELPVVRDLSGHVYKCHASVVDLDPKPVTCVEKHRRRNLAMNEAFWLSNSDGSSHSSSVNRLPPPPPPKV; encoded by the exons ATGATTCGTAAAATTTGCGAATTCTCTCTGTCACTTAACGATGTGCATCGTCCAGATTGGGCCAGCACCACGATGCCGGCAGACCTGGTGGATGTCAGTGTTTTATCGCAAGATGGTCGCCTCCGATTAGGTTCCTCCAGCTCG cagcagcagccgagtgTGACTGAGCCAACGGTCGTCGTCGGGACGACTAGCGACGCCGGTAACCAAACGACCCGTTCGTGCCACTGTCCTCAATGGACATTGAAACGTCCCCGCCATTGGGTCTACCGAGGAGAGGGCAACGCTTCca TCGTCTTGGCCCTGCCTCAG gagaagaagattgtCAAGTTGGCTAAAATTGATTACAAGCTACGCCGGATGGATTCCGACAATCAGTTTGTAGCCCAGGAGGTCAACGGAGGCATTCGAACAATCGACGAAACG TTGGAGCGACTCTTTTTCAGTCAAAAAATACTCGGGTCGTTGCTGGGCGACGGACTGGTCCGTCCCTGCCAAGTTTGCCATGTAGATTtagaagaaattgaagagGTGGATCATCTCATTGACGTCTTCCGTCCAG CTCACCGAAAGCACAAACGGTTAGCTCCCGTCTGCCACGTGATTGTTTGCCCGGATTGCACACTTTTGCCTCCTGCCATGTCGACAGCCACCGAGCAACAGCAGTTGCTGTCGCTTCCAGTCAcctgcaacaacaaccaggctgcagcagcaacaacaacagttgaGCGTCAGTCTGCAGAGCCGCCAGTGTTTTGCGTCGAACTCAAACCGAAACAAGGTTTCCTCAGCCAGGGTCATCAACATTGCCCTTTTTGCCTCAACCAATTCCTCAAG AGGAAACACGGAAAGATCCAGTTGCTCAGCCAGTACTGTCCTCTCGATCTATTTTCAGG ATCTCGGTTGAGAATGCTGAAAGCCATTGTGGCGCTGACGCGAACGCCGCAAAACAACCTGCGAATCTTCCAG GATGGGAATCTGGTGTTTGCCGAGGAATGCCAAAACAACTTGCTGCCCGTTTTGCAGCAGTGGTTCCAGCTTGACGACACCAGCGATCGCACACT GCCTTTGAAACATTTCTGCACTTTGGTGATGGAAGCGCTGACGATGGAAATCTGCGACGGCCCCACCGATCAATCTGTCCAGGGCGTCCATTGTCCAGCATTGGAGGAATCGGAATTGGAAGATTGGAACGCGCTGATGAGAGAAGAAAGGGGCGACCATTCACTGCCTTGTCTGCCGCCCGTTGTTGTTACCACGCCCGAGTGCAATGATTCGTGGCTGCTGGGCAGCAGCAACACTCGGCTTCCGTCACGGTCCGTCCTCTGCCGATTGCTGCGAGTTCAATCGCTGGGCGACGTGGACTTTGAGCGGCTCTACGACGCCTACGACGCCCTGGTCGCTCGCTTCCGTGACGGTTCCGTCCCGTACGAAACGATGCGCTGGACGCATCCGCACACGGGCACGGCCGACTGGCTCCTCAGCCAAGAGAAAACCAGCGACCAGACGATGGATGACGTCCGTCTAGTTCAACGCTACCGCATCTCGTCGACGACTCGCGATTGCTCCATCATGATCGCCTTCCAGCGTCGACTGGATCCATCAGCCAA GAGAGCCACGagtggagcagcagcagcagcaggcgaGGAGTTGCCGGTTGTGCGTGACCTTTCAGGTCATGTGTACAAGTGTCACGCGTCGGTCGTCGACTTGGACCCGAAGCCAGTGACTTGCGTGGAAAAGCACCGCCGGCGAAACCTCGCCATGAACGAAGCTTTTTGGCTCAGCAACAGCGACGGCTCCTCCCACTCGTCTTCCGTCAATCGAttaccaccaccgccgccgccaaaagtttga
- the LOC124349075 gene encoding protein BTG2-like, with protein sequence MRVEVTSAANFLVRLLRLNKESAIVSDQQLEVFRAALIETLRIRYQEHWFPEKPCRGSGYRCIRINGKMDPVLAQAGVLVGLPGQFLHRIFPSELTMWIDPREVSYRIGENGSICVLYDEREVEESMRQERNNVMGSNKAGGGHSSASSTPNSSNSPSPSLGGSESSSPSSMDSSSGGGDPSAGCRESVRSEMEFMMDARNILAFEHLASYVSS encoded by the coding sequence ATGCGCGTCGAAGTGACCTCAGCAGCCAATTTTCTCGTCAGACTTCTTCGTCTGAACAAGGAATCGGCCATCGTATCCGACCAACAGCTGGAAGTCTTCCGGGCTGCCTTGATCGAGACGTTGAGGATACGCTACCAGGAGCACTGGTTTCCGGAGAAGCCTTGCAGAGGCAGCGGCTACCGCTGCATCCGCATCAACGGCAAAATGGATCCGGTCCTGGCCCAAGCTGGCGTCCTGGTCGGATTGCCTGGCCAATTTCTGCACAGAATCTTCCCATCGGAATTGACGATGTGGATCGATCCGCGTGAAGTGTCGTACCGCATTGGAGAGAACGGGTCCATCTGCGTCCTCTACGACGAGCGGGAAGTGGAGGAATCGATGAGGCAGGAGCGGAATAACGTCATGGGATCCAACAAAGCAGGAGGAGGCCATTCATCGGCTTCGTCGACTCCCAACTCGTCCAATTCGCCGTCACCATCGCTGGGTGGATCCGAGTCGTCGTCTCCTTCTTCCATGGATTCCAGTAGTGGTGGTGGAGATCCATCGGCCGGCTGCCGAGAATCTGTCCGTTCCGAAATGGAGTTTATGATGGATGCCCGCAATATCCTGGCCTTCGAGCATCTCGCTTCCTACGTTTCTAGTTAG
- the LOC124348904 gene encoding uncharacterized protein LOC124348904: MDEVISKWCEIAENTTTYLSKNVQDLVLKKGIATTTSISLEIATDDLLDISRLSSSLLSDDGYLHHPTQRSAEWYIQHIKDTEPFFANVKMKMKVISEEELQGLIKLCAWMHQPQTVDLCFDLLTRKEEVALNSHECLLLTTAALERALGNLFLHGDRKKKVPSLLRDLLASPELLLLLGTSQVILLQLLLGSPLSLNLRNLIWHGFVGFLDWDTHGYASVLLFVCAAIGRHLDDCRSIETVDEIIPRRWATFERHQHKWPKWSQFMADNEEMLVEAVSETPALPGSRKAIWLRAIRHHQKGRYGRCCALMIPEIEHTLRLIYCAVNGCPARALTAESVVHYTTLDVILECGGESNDVKPRIAEFLGNGLYSALLDVFVQLEGPRVRDRFSHGECRLWDIDAQLSTHLLALSTAILWLPGRPSSVVIPHYSSHFSPAALFHGQLVETIEAIEGWLGCLLAPCPSVDVDLSAWPAEWRPLVSNWLRNWSPAVNQLLINQLKEENGRRMDDIVVIHAGQLSATWLRKMMSQIVLGCQRLTSHYNQRNGPGTLSSLHSRQRSTHARMDSYMHLFIAAVQLSLLFPIAVSFGGQVIVNDPPTVRRMKRIVTRWADHFARASANNRWIELADCAKDSIQSMEILISSVLVFASEFPSPSAR, encoded by the exons ATGGACGAGGTCATTAGCAAGTGGTGTGAAATCGCCGAGAATACGACCACGTATTTATCCAAGAATGTTCAAGACCTTGTTCTAAAAAAAGGCATTGCAACAACAACTAGCATCAGTCTAGAAATTGCTACAGATGATTTGCTGGATATTTCTAGACTCTCTTCCTCCTTACTAAGTGATG ATGGTTACTTACATCATCCAACTCAACGTAGTGCAGAATGGTACATTCAACACATTAAGGATACTGAACCTTTTTTTGCCaatgtaaaaatgaaaatgaaggtCATTTCTGAAGAAGAGTTGCAAGGCCTTATCAAGCTGTGTGCATGGATGCACCAGCCCCAGACAGTCGATCTATGTTTTGATTTGCTGACCAGGAAAGAGGAAGTGGCTCTCAACTCCCACGAATGCCTCCTGCTCACAACTGCTGCACTTGAGAGGGCTCTTGGCAAT CTATTCTTACACGGGGATCGAAAGAAGAAGGTCCCATCTTTGCTTCGAGATCTGCTGGCCTCGCCAGAATTGCTCTTGTTACTGGGCACATCCCAA GTAATCCTTTTACAGCTGTTGCTTGGCAGTCCTCTGTCGCTTAATTTGAGAAACCTGATATGGCACGGCTTCGTCGGTTTCCTCGACTGGGACACCCACGGCTACGCTTCCGTCTTGCTGTTCGTCTGCGCCGCCATAGGTCGACATTTGGATGACTGCCGATCGATAGAAACCGTCGATGAAATCATCCCTAGACGTTGGGCTACTTTCGAGCGACATCAGCACAAGTGGCCAAAATGGTCGCAATTTATGGCCGACAACGAAGAGATGTTGGTGGAAGCCGTTTCAGAAACGCCAGCCCTGCCCGGCAGCCGCAAGGCCATTTGGCTCCGTGCCATTAGGCACCATCAGAAGGGCCGTTATGGTCGTTGTTGTGCGCTGATGATACCCGAAATAGAGCACACGCTCCGATTGATTTACTGCGCCGTCAACGGGTGCCCAGCCCGAGCCCTGACTGCTGAATCAGTCGTTCACTACACGACTCTGGACGTCATCCTGGAATGCGGTGGGGAATCAAACGACGTGAAGCCTCGAATAGCCGAATTTCTGGGCAACGGACTCTATTCCGCTTTGCTGGATGTATTCGTCCAACTGGAAGGACCGCGAGTTCGCGATCGGTTTAGTCACGGTGAGTGTCGCTTGTGGGACATTGACGCCCAGCTATCCACTCACTTGCTGGCTCTATCAACCGCCATTTTGTGGCTGCCCGGACGTCCTTCCTCTGTAGTCATTCCTCATTATTCATCACATTTCAGTCCGGCAGCTCTATTTCATGGACAACTCGTCGAAACAATTGAAGCCATTGAGGGCTGGCTCGGCTGTCTGCTCGCTCCATGCCCATCGGTCGACGTTGATTTGTCCGCTTGGCCGGCAGAATGGCGCCCGCTGGTGAGCAACTGGCTGCGTAACTGGTCGCCTGCGGTTAATCAGCTGTTAATAAATcagttaaaagaagaaaacggccGACGAATGGACGACATTGTCGTCATCCATGCGGGCCAGTTATCGGCCACCTGGCTACGTAAAATGATGAGCCAGATCGTATTAGGTTGCCAACGGCTGACGTCTCATTACAACCAAAGAAATGGACCCGGTACTTTGTCGTCATTACACTCCCGACAGCGATCCACTCATGCCCGGATGGACAGTTACATGCACCTATTCATAGCGGCCGTCCAACTTTCCTTGCTCTTTCCCATAGCCGTGAGCTTTGGAGGCCAAGTGATTGTCAACGATCCGCCAACCGTACGCCGGATGAAACGGATCGTGACTCGCTGGGCAGATCATTTCGCCAGAGCATCCGCCAACAACCGTTGGATAGAACTGGCAGACTGCGCCAAAGATTCGATTCAATCGATGGAAATCCTCATTTCATCCGTCCTCGTCTTTGCTTCCGAATTCCCATCTCCATCCGCTCGCTAA
- the LOC124349132 gene encoding transcription initiation factor IIA subunit 2-like, with the protein MAYQLYRNTTLGNTLQETLDELIQFGQITPQLALKVLVHFDRTMNNSLAQKVKNRLTFKAGKLNTYRFCDNVWTFLLSDVEFRDVSELCKGETVKIVACDGKAVPPTKDD; encoded by the exons ATGGCTTATCAACTGTATCGAAACACGACCCTAGGCAACACGTTGCAAGAAACATTGGATGAGCTTATTCAA TTTGGACAAATCACTCCACAATTAGCCCTCAAAGTTCTTGTTCATTTTGATCGTACAATGAACAACTCTTTGGCtcagaaagtaaaaaataggCTGACATTCAAG GCAGGAAAACTTAATACATACAGGTTTTGTGACAATGTTTGGACATTCCTGCTAAGTGATGTTGAATTTCGTGATGTCTCTGAACTTTGCAAAGGAGAGACTGTCAAAATTGTGGCGTGTGATGGGAAAG CTGTCCCGCCAACCAAGGATGATTAA